DNA from Salvelinus alpinus chromosome 17, SLU_Salpinus.1, whole genome shotgun sequence:
ctacatatccatcgccaaacccactggctcaggtcatctataagtctttgctagataaagccccgccttatctcagctcactggtcaccatagcaacacccacccgtagcacgcgctccagcaggtatattgcactggtcatccccaaagccaacacttcctttggccgcctttccttccagctctctgctgccaatgactggaacaaattgcaaaaaatcTCTGAATATCTCACTCTAAcaccaatcactgtacctgtacacagccaatctgtaaatagcacacccgactacctcttccccatattattacttgcCCTTTTGCTGTCACCTCCTTGTacagtgccttgagaaagtattcaccccccttggaatttttcctattttgttgccttaaactgaaataaaaatagttttttgggtgatttgtatcatttgatttgcacaacatgcctaccactttgaagatgcaaattatttttattgtgaaacaaacaagaaataagacaaaaacggaaaacttgagcgtgcataactattcacccccccaaagtcaatactttgtcgagccaccttttgcagcaattacagctgcaagtctcttggggtatgtctctataagcttggcacatctagccactgggatttttgcccattcttcaaggcaaaactgctccagcttcttcaagttagatgggttcctgctggtgtacagtaatctttaagtcataccacagattctcaattggattaaggtctgggctttgactaggccattccaagacattttaaatgtttccccttaaaccactcaagtgttgctttagcagtatgcttagggtcattgtcctgctggaaggtgaacatccgtcccagtctcaaatctctggaagactgaaacaggtttccctcaagtatttccctgtatttagcgccatccatcattccttcaattctgaccagtttcccagtccctgccgatgaaaaacatcaccacaccatgatgctgccaccaccatgcttcactgtggggatggtgttctcggagtaatgagaggtgttggatttgcgccagacatagcgttttccttgatggacaaaaagctacatttttgtctcatctgaccagagtaccttcttccatatgtttggggagtctcccacatgccttccgctcaggaagaagacgcgttctgtctcctagagatgaacgtactttggtgcgagagtgcaaatcaatcccagaacaacaacaaaggaccttgtgaagatgctggaggaaacgggaacaaaagtatctataatatccacagtaaaacaagtcctatattgacataacctttaaaggcctctcagcaaggaagaagccactgttccaaaaccgccaaaaaaagcctgactacagtttgcaaatgcacatggggacaaagatcgtactttttggacaaatgtcctctggtctgatgaaacaaaatagaactgtttggccataatgaccattgttatgtttggaggaaaaagggggaggcttgcaagccaaagaacaccatcccaaccgtgaagcacggggtggcagcgtcatgttgtgggggtgctttgctgcaggagggactggtgcacttcacaaaatagatggaaccatgaggatggaaaattatgtggatatattgaagcaacatctcaagacatcagtcacaaagttaaagcttggtcgcaattgttcttcaatgaccccaagcattcttccaacgttgtggcaaaatggctcaaggacaacaaagtcaaggtattggagtggccatcacaaagccctgacctcaatcctatagaaatgttgtgggcagaactgaaaaagcatgtgcgagcaaggaggcctacaaacctacaGACTCCGTTACatctgctctgtcaggaggaatgggcttaaattacttaaaaatcatacaatgtgattttttggatttttgttttagattccgtctctcacagttgaagtgtacctatgataacaaattacagacctctacatgctttgtaagtaggaaaacctgcaaaatcggcagtgtatcaaatacttgttctccccactgtaggaaGCACACATGAGGACAATTTTCTGTTGATCATTTCCGtattaatttctagccagatgtaaaatgttcctgttttgactaatttaatagaatgggttaggtctgctctataccaaattagcataccccctgagtttcttccctgtttcacacctggtagtttggtggatgggactaccacctctctgtaacctagagggcaaccagtgggtctgtctcctttataccatgtttcttgtaggataaCAATGTCTCtctttccaatttctttgatgaagtctgggttcctgctatTTAGGtgaaaggcagatgacctcagaacttgtatattccaggatgaaaTAGTAAAATcattgtgttccatagtgtctagtgttggttttgtgtggtttaggccctgaccatcacagtaggtgtgagcggagcatgttgagcatctgatacatacctcttaggttGCAGGATGGGACTTGGGCGGGTGTAATactgggggttgggcctgttgctctgctcactgCCAGGCCGTATGTCCTTCTGTTTTGTTGAGTTCCTTGCCGCAGGGGTGGAGGGCATGGGGTGTGcagaaggggcataggtctgatatgAAGGCGCCTATATAAGGTGTGGCCAGGGTTTGCTTGGGGTGGTCTTAGCTGGTTAGTGTGTGGCTGGTGATGCTGTAGTCTGGGTGTAGGTCCTTGGCGTGGGTTCTCTCAGTGCTGGTCCTTCAGGAGGGGTCTTGCAGGTCTGGAAGGAGTGTCCATTACTCTGTTGCTCCTCTGTGAGGTGCTGGGGCTATGGTTGAGGGTAACGTCCTGGCTTAATTTGTGATTGCtaccttgtagaggtggacctggttgtaaaggctgttcaagtccagggtggagtggtgggacAGGTAGACATTAGGTTTTGAGGCCCGGTCTCGCGAAATGCTTGCATTCACCCGCTGTATGGTTTgaagaagaatgcaaaaacctaagaaagtaATTGagaacctatccaaccaaaaacatagagacccagaaaacctgagtctacgccttcactatggggaatccctaaaacaatacagaaatacactacggaaaaagaaggaacagcatgtcagaaatcagctcaatgtaattgaagaatccatagactctaaccacttttgggaaaattggaaaacacttaacaaacaacaacacaaagaatgatctatccaaaatggagatgtatgggtaaaccacttctccaatctttttggctctataacaaagaacaaacagcaaaaacatatacatgatcaaatacaaatcttagaatcaactataaAAGACTACcggaacccactggattctccaattaccttgaatgaactacaggacaaaataaaaaccctccaacccaaaaaggcctgtggtgttgatggtatcctcaattaaataataaaatatacagacaacaaattccaattggctattctaaaactctttaacatcatccttagctctggcatcttcctcaATATTtgaaaccaaggactgatcaccccaatccacaaaagtggagacaaatttgcccccaataactaccgtgggatatgcgtcaacagcaaccttgaaaaaatcctctgcattatcattaacagacACATACATGTCCTCagggaaaacaatgtactgagcaaatgtcaaattggctttttaccaaattatcgtatgacacaccacgtattcaccctgcacaaactacttgacaaacaaacaaaccaaaacaaaggcaaagtcttctcatgctttgttgatttctaAAAAGCCTTTGActaaatttggcatgagggtctgctatacaaattgatggaaagtggtgttgggggaaaaacatacaacgttataaaatccatgtatacaaacaagtgtgcagttaaaattggcaaaaaaacacacatttcttcccacaggaccgtggggtgagacagggatgcagcttaagccccaccctcttcaacatatatatcaatgaattggcgagggcactagaacaggcTGCAGCACccgatgatctggtgcttctgtcaccaaccaaggagggcctacagcagcacttaGATCGTCTGCACAGATTctatcagacctgggccctgacagtaaatctcattaagaccaaaataatggtgttccaaaaaagatcCAGTTGCTAGAACCACAAATACaagttccatctagacaccattgccctagagcacacaaaaaacgatacatacttTGGCcttaacatcagcgccacaggtaacttccacaaagctatgagcgatctgagagacaaggcaagaagggcattctatgccatcaaaaggaacataaaaatttgacataccaattaggatctggcaaaaaatacttcaatcagttatagaacccattgccctttatggttgtgaggtctggggaccgttcaccaaccaagaattcacaaaatgggacaaacaccaaattgagactctgcatgcagaattctgcaaaaatgtcctccgtgtacaacgtaaaacaccaaataatgcatgcagagcagaattcggcccatacccactaattatcaaaatccagaaaagagacattcaattctacaaccacctcaaaagaagcgattcccaaaccttccataacaaagccatcacctacagagagataaacctggagaagagtctcctaagcaagctggtcctggggctctgttcacaaacacaaacagaccccacagagccccaggacagcaacacaattatacccaaccaaatcatgagaaaacaaaaagataattacttgacacattggaaagaattaacaaaataacagagcaaactagaatgatatttagcccttaacagagagtacacagtggcagaatacctgaccactgtgactgacccacacTTAAGGacagctttgactatgtacagactcagtgggcatagccttgctattgagaaaggccaccgtgggcagacctggctctcaagagaagacaggctatgtgcacactgcccacaaaatgaggtggaaactgagctgcacttcctaacctcctgccaaatgtgtgaccatattagagattacacagatccacaacaaatttgaaaacaaacctgattttgtgacctgttgccacaggaaaagggcaaccagtgaagaacaaacaccattataaatacaacccatatttatgtttattttcccttttgtactgtaaccatttgcacatcgttacaacactgtatatatacataatgacatttgtaatgtctttattcttttggaacttctgtgagtgtaatgtttactggtcattgttattgtttatttcacttttgtatgttatctacttcacttgctttggcaatgttaacatatgtttcccaatgccaataaagctccttgaattgaattgaattgagtgcgTCTCTCTCTGGGAATGAGTAATTAGTGAGTGAGTGTGCTCCAGTGCTCAGAACAGCTTGTCAAAGTGAGCTACTGTAGCATCCAGCCCCAACCGTGACTTGTCTGTATGTATGACTGTTTTAATTAAAGCAATCTTCCTATTACAGTCCGTGACCCCAAAATCCACAGCCCTACATGCATAGGCCAGGGTCCCAGATAAAGAGAGTGTTCTATGAATCAAATGAGTGAATGTGTCAGATACACTTAGCAGGAGGATTAGCAAGTGAAAATGCCACATCATTACAGCTTTAAAGCCTCACGCTTACAGTACCCTGTTTAATTCACTGTGTTTATTTGATTTAGTAAATGGAGAGTTTGAATATGATTATCCATGCTTTAGCTAAACAAAATCAAAGCAGAACGTAAAACAATTTGGCGCAGGTTCAGGAGGGTGTTTTTAAGACATTTCCCTTTCATTGGTTCTATGTAAGCCAGACGAGCCTGAGGGCTCAGTGTGAGGTGTCTGTATGATGTGTTCTCTTCTCACCTCTGTAATATTCTCACCTGGCGAGAGGAGAGAGTGAATGAATGAATATTGGTTAATCTCAATTATGTACCTGTTTTTAAATAGAAGCTTAAATTATAGGTTAAACTGCATGGTTATCCTGGCACATGTTACAAGGGGCACTCAAAACCCGGCCTTATCCGGCCAGTGCTTTAGACCTGCAGCAGCCCAGTAATCCCTCAGAATGTGTAGGATACGTTCCCCAGTGTGTGTtttaagccacacacacactcaccggtATGCACATTTGAAGGGTTACCTCAGATCCCCTCCGTCACAGCTTTTGACTTAATAAATAGCTCTTTAAACAGTGTCATTCCTCCACAGCAATAGAACAACAGTCATTTATCCATTCATATTTAGATTTCTACTTTTGCCCTTCATTACCATATAATTAATGAGTTATATAATCACCATTATCATCAACTCATGTTTATAGCAAGCAGTCAGTCAACACACTGATATTGTATCAAATAACATCATGTAGCCAATTAGATTGTGTTGATTTGATTCAAATTGAATTGCAGCTCAGAGGTTTAAACAGTGTTTTGGTCCAGGGAAGTCTGTCTTTGTGTAGTGCGAGGTGCTGCGGCGAGAATAACCGGGAGAGTGGATGTTAAGCGGGATCTGGACCAGGTGTTTTGTGGGTCCCTCTCTGGGCTCTGGAATGCTTTTTTCCCCGGGCGGTCTGGCTCGGAATCCGTGCCATAATGCGCCATGTCTCAGTCTATCTTCTCGCTTTAATGACAATGTGTCTATTTGAGTGGAAAGCTGTCAGACCCTGTTACCATGCAGGATGATTGGAGCTCCGAGCCAAGGGTGGGGTCAACTGTTCCTGTTCGCTCTGTGCGGGGAGGGAGGCTCATTTTTAAGATGAAGGGAGGGGgttgtgtggaaaatgttattctgCGAGGGGAGGCAATTGTGAGGGagagattattattattgttcTGCTCTGTTGTGTTGCGTTTCATCCCATTAGCCATTAGGTGGCAATCAAGTGGCAATGAATTGAAAGTTGTGGGTTAGTCATTTATATTAGTCATAACTTGTTTATTACTTTTTATGAAAGCTTAGCTGCTGTGATGTTGCAAGCCTCTAATTGTCTGTGTGTTTTtccctctgtctgtttgtccttCTGTAGCTACAATGTGTACTGCCTGCTGGGTGATGGGGAGATGTCTGAGGGCTCTGTGTGGGAGGCCATGTCCTTCGCCTCTTACTACCAGCTGGACAACCTAGTGGCCATCCTGGACATCAACCGTCTGGGTCAGAGTGACCCAGCTCCCCTGCAGCACCATGTGGAGAAGTACCAGAAACGCTGCGAGGCCTTTGGGTGGGTACTGGGAGAAAGCCTAGAAAATGTGTGGCCTAGAGACCATGATTATGGGCCTGAGCGTGTAAATTACTCCCACTAGGTATTGGCACCAGtaaattaagtgtgtgtgtgtgtgtgtgtgtgtgtaggtggaatGCCATCATTGTGGACGGGCACAGTGTGGAGGAGCTGACCAAGGTTCTGAGCCAACCCCGTCACCAGCCCACCGCCATCATTGCCAAAACCATCAAGGGCAAGGGAATCTCAGGTacctacagaaacacacacacatttctacaGGTACCCAGCCCCATGCTCCTCTATAGGTACATGTACTGATACACTAGTACAGACAGGTACACCCAGAGACTAACCAAGCCCTAATACTATGCCAGCAGCAGCGCCTTTCATGCATACACAAATGTACCAGCACAGCTTCATTGTGATACTGACAGACTCCCCTCTACCCTTCACATTCAAACATATCTGTGGTGCTCCGGAGCTGCTTTGTCATGAATACCTACTACCAGACCACACTAATCCTAAAATCACAAAGGTTTAGTCTGTGCCTGTCCCTTAAAATGGGACAGGTCTAATAGACCCAACTCTAATAGACCCAACTCAGCCCTCCTGTCTTTTCTATGAAGGGCACCTAAACCTGTGGTAATCTAGGCAGTGCTTTAGAGCTTCTGCTGCAGCAGCCTAGTAATCACTCAGAATGTGTAGTATATACTCAGATCACTGGCCTTTGTCTCCCTATTGTCATAAGCATATGGCTTTTGAAGTGGAACCCTGACCTATAGAATGGTATTTGATGACCACACGTGTAAGGCTttgtgatgagagagaggagtgttgagCAATATGTAATTTATGACATTTTGATACTGATATCATGTCAACTAGATATAAAACAAAAGCAGATTTCCTCCAATTTTTTAATTGCTGATATACTAAAGGTGTATTTGCTATGCGTGAGGAAGTGTGCCATCTCTGAtaaatgtctctgtgtgtgtctctgtctgtgtatgtatttcatcatgttctttgtgtgtgtgttgtagctgCAGAGGACAAGATGGGCTGGCATGGGAAGCCCCTGCCCAAGGAGATGGCTGAGGGGGTGATGAAGGACATCCAGGCGCGCATCATGAACACCACCAAGCGCCTGTACCCCGCAACGCCCACCGAGGACTCACCGCCAATCAGCCTGCGCAACGTCCGCATGCCCAATGCACCCAACTACAAACTCggagagaaggtgtgtgtgtgtacgtgcgcgtTCATCTGTGTACTTGACAGAAAGAGCAAGAGTGTTTGAGAGAGATGCTTTAAGTCCTGGAACAAGACACGGAAAATGTATATAGACTTGCTCATGACCAAGACAGATAGCATGAATGGTGGTGGGCTGCTATATTGAACTGTGTTTTAAATGAACTAACCTATTGGTTGTGTTTGGCTGCAGATTGCCACGCGGAAGGCCTATGGCATGGCTCTTGCTAAGCTGGGCCGCTACAACGAGCATGTGGTGGCTCTGGATGGAGACACCAAGAACTCCACCTTCTCTGAGCTCTTTAAGAACGAGCACCCCGAACGCTACGTTGAGTGCTACATCGCTGAGCAGAACATGGTAAGCTCAGCTGACACCCAGTGCCACATATCTGACCTGAGTCTAGGTCTAGTAGGGTGAACAAAAGTGTACTGATCACAAAATCTTTTTAAAAAGTACTAAAAAACAATGATAAGCTGTTGTTGATAGCACTATGTGACGTCAACCCAAAATGACCATCAAAGTTCCattcatactgtaggcctacgtcTTTGTATTTCAACCACTGTAGAATGACAAACATTTAATTCCACTTTATCCATCACTATAGTCTAAAGCGGCTTTTTCTGCTTCTTTCCACCCTTATATCTAAATTATTCACCTCTGACACACACAGTGTTACCCCCTCACTTCTAGGGCATGAATCCTTCTACTCCTCCTGCCTGGTTGCCTAAGAGACCAGGTCCCGTatccacaaagtgtctcagagtagtagtgctgatttaggataattttggccttttagatcataatgaataagattggacagattctagatcagcatctactctgagacgctttgtggatatgggccctgACCTCCTCATCATTAGTAATGTCTCTGCAGGATTCCAGTAGAAGTTCTTTGAGGCATCATTAGCAGGTTTAATGAAGCCGTGTTGTGGCCTGTGTCTCATTGTGACTCCCACACAGACAATAGAGGAGTCAAATATAGTTCTGATGTTATTTAGATGAATTAATTACCCAAGTCATGCTGTCACATCAGATATGAATATTGTTAAGGGATTGGGGCATTTAATGCTCTGTTGGCTTTCAAGTATCTTGTTGGTCAGTGACAACAATGATGCTCTATGCTAGCTGTACTTAATGTAGATGGTATTGTTTAAACAAGTGTATTTTATTGAGTAAAAACTCTCACTGACAATGATTGTTTTTAACTACTCACACAGGCCCCATCCCCTTAGCAGGGCCTCATGGGGAACAGGGGAAAGGGCTTTCTCAGGGCTAACAGGAAATGAAATGGCTCAAACATCACATTTCTCCCATATGAATTGTAAGATGATGGCTCCCTCCTTTTGTGTCTAAGGAATGTGCGACACAAGTTACTCAGGCTTTACTCTCCTTtacctatcctctctctcctcttctgtcaggTGAGCATTGCGGTGGGCTGCGCCACGCGGGATCGTAACGTGGTGTTCGCCAGCACCTTCGCCACCTTCTTCACACGTGCCTACGACCAGCTCCGCATGGCTGCCATCTCTGAGAGCAACATCAATCTGTGTGGCTCCCACTGTGGCGTGTCCATCGGTCAGTCCGCCCACTGACCTTtgaccacccccccacccccggtGACCTGTCTGTGTAGTAACCCGTGACTTCCTCACTGTGATCCTAACCTGACGTAGCTCTCAGCGCTTGTTCCTCTTGGACCGATTCAGCCCACTGCAGAAGACTTATCTCACTGTCACACAGTGTTAACACAGTGCTTCCCCTAACACTGTTTAGTCGAGGAAGGTCTTTGCCTTCAGTTGGTTTTGATTGCAAATTTTTGTAACACCCTTGCAGTGGGTTGAATCGTTTCCTTGTAGTTGGCCTCACGTCTTGTAATCCTGTATTATTTCCTGAATCCTGAATTTAGATTTTGTTTCTTCACATCTTCCGTCCATCTACTACTGTATCAGTGTGGCTCCGGCCAGCACTcgtttcctccctccccctctctctctctgtgtcgtggTGGTGGCGGGGCGGCCAGCACTcgtttcctccctccccctctctctctctgtgtcgtggTGGTGGCGGGGCGGCCAGCACTcgtttcctccctccccctctctctctctgtgtcgtggTGGTGGCGGGGCGGCCAGCACTcgtttcctccctccccctctctctctctgtgtcgtggTGGTGGCGGGGCGGCCAGCACTcgtttcctccctccccctctctctctctgtgtcgtggTGGTGGCGGGGCGGCCAGCACTcgtttcctccctccccctctctctctctgtgtcgtggTGGTGGCGGGGCGGCCAGGTTTCCTTTTGGTTCCTCAGGTACATTGCATGCCCACGCCGACTCGCCCCACTGAACGCATGCCAGTCCTGTAGATTTTACTTTTAGCCGCCCCATACACCCCAAATGCTATTGTGTGTGACTtgcatgcgtgtttgtgtgtatgtgtgcatgtgtgtgtgttctaggagAGGATGGACCTTCTCAGATGGGCCTTGAAGACATTGCCATGTTCAGAGCCATTCCCACGGCAACTGTTTTCTACCCTAGCGACGGTGTCTCCACTGAGAAAGCTGTGGAGCTGGCTGCCAACACAAAGGTACCCAGCAcacaggttgacatttattgtcatgagttttgtcctggaggcagaactgagtgatttccccttagataggccGGCAGCAAAACCTAAACCATATTGTAGTTATATTgtaaattgctatattgtaaaaatgaatgaaaacaaacatgtgctttttggtcttaatttaaggttgtGGTTAGTCagagttagcagtgtggttatggtttgatttaaaatctgatttgatcaactacaattttatttgtcacgtgtggaATACAAATACTTAATTATGagccctaaaccaacaatgcagagtttttgAAAAAGTAAGTAAGAAAAATTTGCAAAAAAACCTCTAGGAAATATAGTAAcacattaaaataacaacaaggctatataccaggagtaccggtaccgagtcaatgtgcaggggtacggattagtcgaggtaattgagataatatgtacatgtagataggggtaaagtggctatgcatagataataaacagagattagcagcagcgagagtgtgtgtgtgtgaaaattgttagggcctggtatagaggtcctggatggcaggaagcttggcccc
Protein-coding regions in this window:
- the LOC139542731 gene encoding transketolase-like; protein product: MEDYHKPDQQTLQALRNVANRLRINSIKATTAAGSGHPTSCCSVAEIMSVLFFNTMKYRPEDPRNINNDRFVLSKGHAAPVLYAVWAEAGYLKDSELLNLRKVDSILEGHPVPKQQFVDVATGSLGQGLGAACGMAYTGKYFDKASYNVYCLLGDGEMSEGSVWEAMSFASYYQLDNLVAILDINRLGQSDPAPLQHHVEKYQKRCEAFGWNAIIVDGHSVEELTKVLSQPRHQPTAIIAKTIKGKGISAAEDKMGWHGKPLPKEMAEGVMKDIQARIMNTTKRLYPATPTEDSPPISLRNVRMPNAPNYKLGEKIATRKAYGMALAKLGRYNEHVVALDGDTKNSTFSELFKNEHPERYVECYIAEQNMVSIAVGCATRDRNVVFASTFATFFTRAYDQLRMAAISESNINLCGSHCGVSIGEDGPSQMGLEDIAMFRAIPTATVFYPSDGVSTEKAVELAANTKGVCFIRTSRPENTVLYNSNEDFHVGQAKVVYKTNDDHVTVIGAGVTLHEALAAAEMLKKERINIRVIDPFTIKPLDSKTIIEHAKATRGRIVTVEDHYYEGGLGEAVCSAVVNETGFNVHRMAVAHVPRSGKPTELLKIFGIDRDAIAQAVRKMLSSSANAK